The Kosakonia sacchari SP1 genome includes a window with the following:
- a CDS encoding chorismate mutase codes for MMMKIFVSTLCMSGSFFTGASAPICLSALSSLLSERMALMRDVAACKAKYHLPVEDLAREQKVLSQARSTAREAGLEPKSVEPFISALMNAGKAIQYRYLADWLPRPESFVTLLDLDGIRRRINELDKHLLMAISQRLRAGTLSYTDRAVLAEKTVSPNLTDAEKDNLLDTMRFIQRAPQAPDAGIT; via the coding sequence ATGATGATGAAGATTTTCGTATCGACACTCTGTATGTCCGGAAGTTTTTTTACGGGAGCCTCTGCGCCCATTTGTCTCAGTGCCCTTTCATCACTCTTAAGCGAACGCATGGCGTTAATGAGAGACGTTGCAGCCTGCAAAGCGAAGTACCATTTGCCGGTGGAGGATTTAGCCCGGGAACAAAAAGTGCTGTCGCAGGCGCGAAGCACTGCGCGCGAGGCTGGGCTGGAACCGAAGTCCGTAGAGCCGTTTATCAGTGCGCTGATGAATGCGGGAAAAGCGATACAGTATCGCTATCTGGCAGACTGGTTGCCTCGACCAGAATCATTTGTCACCCTCCTGGATCTTGATGGGATCAGACGGCGTATTAATGAACTGGACAAGCATCTGCTAATGGCTATAAGTCAGCGGCTTCGGGCAGGGACGCTCTCTTATACCGACCGGGCTGTGCTGGCGGAGAAAACAGTGTCCCCAAATCTTACTGACGCTGAGAAGGATAATTTACTGGATACCATGCGCTTTATTCAGCGTGCCCCGCAGGCACCCGATGCAGGGATAACCTGA